GGACTTCTCTAGGTCAGCCAAGGGTGGTGttggcctctgtacagttttttctTATTAATAAGTACCCTTTGTGTCCCTGACGAAGTCTGAAAGCATGCGTTATTCAGGGGAGGCAACGGCCTAGTGGTACCattgctagaatattaatccagaaactcagctaatgttctggggacccgggttcgaatcctgtcacggcagatgctgaaatttggattcaataaaaaatatctagaattaagaatctactgatggccatgaaaccattgtcgattgtcggaaaaacccatctgggttcactaatgtcctttagggaaggaaatctgccatccttacctggtctggcctatatgtgactccagagccacagcaatgtggttgactctcaactgcccttgggcaactagggatgggcaataaatgctggccagccagcgacgcccatgtcccaccaatgagtaAAAAAAATTATTACACATAGCTAACAGAAAAAACATGTATAAATGGGACAGAAACTGTACTGTGGTAACTATGTTActcaactagtaatccagagaatgtGGGGGTAACTTTGACTTTCTGTGATACTGTAAAACAAGTGATATCAAGTCAGCTGCCTGTTATACATCTCTTCCCATTTGCATTTTCATATTGTCATGGCAATCTGTTATGTGCAATGTGGGATATGTCATTCACTTAATCAACTGGTGAAGAGCCCtggattgtttaaaaaaaagacaaaaggaCAATCGGCCACCAGACTCCTAACTCCAGAAACTGCCAGGAACAAAGAAGCACATTGTGCAAGGTGGGTGCCAAGACCCACATCTTGATAGCTTTGATAATGGGAGATTAAAGCTCCTTggtaaaataggagcaggagtaggctattcggcccatagaacctgatccaccattcagtgtgatcatggctgattctctatctcaacaccattctcccgctctctccctgtacCTTCTGCTGCttttagtgtctagaaatctatctatttatttcttaaatagattcagtgacttggtctccatagCCTTATGTGGTAGGAAattccaccctctgaatgaagaaatctctcctcatctcagtcctaaagggcctaccctgtatcctgagaccatGACCCCTTGTTGTATATCCCCCAGCCAGGTGAATCATCATCTCTtcatccagtctatccagcctgtcaGAATCTTATACATTTCAGTGGGATAAAAATAAGTCTCTCCACTGCCCTCcattaaacaaaagaacaaaagaacaatacagcacaggaacaggcccttcggccctccaagcccgtgccgctccctggtccaaactagaccagctGTCTCATGATCGGAACCCCACTTGTGAAAAATCTGTTTTTTTACAGCAAAAAGTGGGTCTAGAGAATTCAGCAGACATAAAGAACAAGACGGCAGAATGTAATatcatctctctctcaccctgctATTCTAAGGTTCAGGCCCAGCTCCGATAGATTTTGGAATACATCACAGAGTCGGAGATTTTTTATCGAAAGGAACTTCAAGTGTCATggcattcactttggaagaaagatGGATTACAGTTAAAATACAAGACTGTCTCCAGAAAAACAACCACCTTGCATCAGCTGCAACGTCACTGGGATTTCAAGACCACAAAAGGAATATTGGAAAATTGGAACATTATCTCTTTTTCTTCTTACGGACATTAACTCCGATCAACTCCACCTCTCCCATCCTGTAACTTGTTCTGTTTTGTATGCcagtatatgtatgtgtgtttgtgtatgtatgACCTGGGATTTGGGAGGTGTTTTTAccttttaaatacatttttataCTTTTATCTGAATGAGTTTTAACAATATAACTAACTGCATACTTGTTAACTCAAAAGATTGGCTGACTTATTTTTTCATATAGTTTTACATATGGTCAAGTACATACTGAATTGAAAAAAGCACAACTTAAAAATTCATACTCTTGTAACTGACCTTAGGGGTGGCAAAGAATGGAATttaatcaccaccccccccacccccaacctctcaGACTTGGTTGTAACAATATCTTCCACTTTACATTATCATTATCACCTGAGGTCAAAATTATATGCAAATAATTCTAGAGTTGAGAGTTTGAATATAGTTTAATTTGAAAACAAAAGCCTACCCTCAGTGAAAGTGCCCACTGAGCTGTCAGACTTTTGTGAAAACCCAACTGCTCCACTGATGTTGTttcaggaaggaaacctgctgtccttaccctgtctgggccATTTTGTGACTCTGGGTCCCACACGAATGTGCttcactcttaactgctctctaaaGTGGCCTATCAAGTTACTCAAATTTATATCTTTGCTACAAGAAGAGGCCCACTGACAAGTCATGGACAAAAGCTGCTAGCCCACATActgagaatgaataaaaaataatataCTCTGTGGTATCATATAGCAGCAGATTCTAACTTAAAGTTGGGGCAATTGCTGATAAATCCAAGCTAAATAAGCCTGTGACAACTGAAACACCCACAGGGATTAGAAAAGAGAGATTAATGATTGCAGTAAAATAAACTATGAAGGAGAAAATCAATAATGGAAGAGAAGCATAGGCCTCCACATTCAATCACTCCTTCAACCATGGTACATGCTGCAGAAGGCTTTTTATTGGAAACTTTGTTTTATGCTGTGATGGGGTGAATATCTGTTGGTCTCAGAGTGCAGGTGAAACTTAGAATTCCGATTGGTTTAAATGGTAATATTCCAGAGGCCAACAATATTGGTACAATACAATACATTTCACTTAAAAAACACATAATTTGGGCATCTGCCAATATGTTGCCTCAGTAGATGCCCCTCTTTACCCAAGTGATGGTTCGACCTAGTTTCCTCAGGTTCCCACAGTGGTTAACCCTGGTTTCCCCACTGATTCCCACAGTGGTTAACCCTGGTTTCCCCACTggctgccacagtggttagcccctGGTTTTCCCACTGGTTCCCACAGTGGTTAACCCTGGTTTTCCCACTGGCTCCCACAGTGGTTAGACCCTGGTTTTCCCACTGGCTCCCACAGTGGCTAGCCCCTGGTTTTCCCATTGTTTCCCACAGTGCTTAACCCTGGTTTCCCCACAATTTACCATGGTGGTTAGCCCTGGTTTCCCCATTGGATATCACAGTTGCTCGCCCTGGTTTCCCATATGGTTGCCATTGGTTTCCCCAAAAGCTGCCCAGATGGTTGGCCTTGTTTTCTAAATAAGTTGGCCTTTTATCCCCAGTAATTGCATCCAGTTGTTAGCTCTGTTTTCCCCAGTGGTTACCACAATGGTTAGCCCTAGTTTCCTCAGTGATTGCCCCAACAATTGGCACTAGTTTCACTAGCGGTTGCCCCAGGAATGGCCTGAACCCTGATAAATTAAGGAGAGGGATCCTTGAGCTCACAGTCTTGCATCAGGGTTGAGCTCTAGTACAGTTTGCCTGGTGTGTGCCATAACAAGGCTATCTTTTCAATATGGTAAGTCATCTATAATGGAAGACATTTATATGCTTTCTCCTTTATTTTCTTAACTTGTGGTATGGTTAGTGATTAGTCCCATCGAAAGTCATGTCCCACCATTTGATAAAACTTTATATTATATGGTCTGTAAAATTCCTTTAGTTGCTCGATAACTTCCGAGTCTATCTGGACGTGAGTCCTTCCTTTCGATTTTCCTAGACACCTTGGTGTGCTGCTGCTCTCTGGTTTCTTCAGGCAAGGAAATCCCTTGGTTTTGTTGAAGTAAAAGTGTTTGTCCGTGACAATCCTCTTGAGGCCTAAGAAGTCCTGCACTTTGCCCATTTCTCCAGCTGGGTCAATGATGAGCCTCTCCCCACTGACAAAATGGATCTGGGAGAGGGGAAAAAACTGGAGCCAGTTCTCCAAATGCAAGGCATAGATTCCAATGCGTATGGCACTCCAAGAGGCATCGATGAGGCCAAGGGTCCTATTCTTGAAGGCTAGAACTTCAAAGGTTGGAATCTCAGGTTTCTTGGACAGTGTCTGGGTATAGTCTGAAATGGCTCTGGTCACTGGGTTCCTGACCACTACGATGAGTTTAGTGTCCTTTGCCATCGTGAATATTCGTTTtggtgcctctctggtaacaAAGTAACTGGGCGTTTTCTCCATGGTGATCTGACCATCCAAGGTCTTGGGCATCAAGTTTCTAAGGACATATAAAAAGCAGCTATTAGTATTCTTGGCAGAAGTATATCAAATTATTTCTAGTTTACATGAAAATGCATGAAAATGGGAGGAACATGGTAAACAGATAAATAAATAGAAATTCTCAATTAGAGGTGAAAAAATGAACTGTTTGGTGAGTATCTAGTGAGTATCCATTAAGTGGTCAAGATCTATTCTATTTCTAAGGTTTAAAATAGTACAAAAATTGTGATAAGATTAATAAATATAAAAAAACTGATAAATGAATTAATGAATTAATTAGAGCACATAAGTATGACAAGACAGGTGATGTATTGTGTCTGCAGTATGTGGGAACTCCTGGATACGAGTGTGACCCAGGGCAAATACGTCAGCAGTAAGTGTCTGTGGCTTAAGGAGCTTTAGGACATAGTCACTGAGCTGGAGACTGAACTGAAGACACTGTGACAAATCAGAAAGGGCAAGTGTTACCTGGTCGCTTTGTACTAGGAGGCAGTCACATCTCCTGggatagggtcttctgatttggaaGCTGGTCAGGGATAAGAGGGAGTGACTGAAGCTGAGACAGATAAGGAGACACAGAGGGTAGGAGTGCAGGGTGTCAGccgctgcaattttccagcagtttAGAGATTCTTTCAGCTTATTTGGATGAGAGTCAGGGCTGCAGGCTGGATATGCTGACTGACACGGCACTGTGATACACAAAGTCATTCAAATTGGGGGAGCACAAAGGAATGCAGTGgtagtagagaacagtaaaataagggggattgacacttcTCTGCAGAAAAGAGCAAGAGTCCAGACAGCTAGAGCTTACCTGGTGCCCGGGTTCATGACCTTTGCTCAGGGTTAGAGAGGAACTTACAgtagaagggggaggatccagtggtTGTGGTCTATGTAGGTACTAATGTCACAGGTCAGatgaggaaagaggttctgcatagTCAGTATGGGGAGCTAtgcaccaaattaagaagcaatACCTCAAAGGCAATcatttctggattattacctgatctttgtgtcgtcattgtctacaggaacagtgccagaagactggaggatagcaaatgttgtccccttgttcaagaaggggagtagggacaaccctggtaattatagaccggtgagccttacttctgttgtgggcaaagtattggaaaggattataagagataggatttataatcacctggaaaggaataatttgattagggatagtcagcacggttttgtgaagggtaggtcgtgcctcacaaaccttattgagttctttgagaaggtgaccaaagaggtggatgagggtaaagcggttgatgtggtgtatatggatttcagcaaagcgtttgataaggttccccatggtaagcttttgcagaaaatacggacacatgggattgagggtgatttagcggtttggatcaggaattggctagctgtaagaaaacaaagggtggtggttgatgggaaatgttcatcctggagttcagttactagtggtgtaccgcaaggatctgttttggggccactgctgtttgtcatttttattaatgacttggatgagggcgtggaaggatggattagtaaatttgcggatgacactaaagtcggtggagttgtagacagtgcggagggaagtggcaggttacagagaacatagaacatagaacagtacagcacagaacaggcccttcggcccacgatgttgtgccgagctttatctgaaaccaagatcaagctatcccactccctatcatcctggtgtgctccatgtgcctatccaataaccgcttaaatgtttctaaagtgtctgactccactatcactgcaggcagtccattccacaccccaaccactctctgcgtaaagaacctacctctgatatccgtcctgtatctcccaccacgaaccctatagttatgcccccttgtaatagctccatccacccgaggaaatagtctttgaacgttcactctatctatccccttcatcattttatacacctctattaagtctcccctcagcctcctccgctccagagagaacagccctagctccctcaacctttcctcatatgacctaccctccaaaccaggcagcatcctggtaaatctcctctgcactctttccagcgcttccacatccttcttatagtgaggtgaccagaactgcacacaatattccaaatgtggtctcaccaaggtcctgtacagttgcagcataaccccacggctcttaaactccaaccccctgttaataaaagctaacacactataggccttcttcacagctctatccacttgactggcaacctttagagatctgtggatatggaccccaagatctctctgttcctccacagtgttcggaaccctacctttgaccctgtaattcacatttaaatttgtcctaccaaaatgaatcacctcacatttatcagggttaaactccatttgccatttttcagcccagctttgcatcctatctatgtctctttgcagcctacaacacccctccacctcatccactactccaccaatcttggtgtcatcagcaaatttactgatccacccttcagccccctcctctaagtcattaataagaaGGAcatagggacatagataagctacagagctgggctgagaggtggcaaatggagtttaatgcggaaaagtgtgaggtgattcactttggaaggagtaacaggaatacagagtactgggctaatggtaagatggttggtagtgtggatgaacagagggatctgggtgtccatgtgcatagatccctgaaagttggcacccaggttgatagggttgttaagaaggcgtacggagtgttagcttttattggtagagggattgagttttggagccaggaggtcatgctgcaactgtacaaaactctggtgcagccacatttggagtattgcgtacagttctggtcgccgtattataggaaagatgtggaagtgttggaaagggtgcagaggagatttaccaggatgttgcctggtatggtgggaaaatcgtatgaggaaaggctgaggggcttgaggttgttttcattagagagaagaaggttaagaggtgacttaatagaggcatacaagatgatcagaggattagatagggtggatagtgagagcctttttcctcggatggtgttggctagcatgaggggacatagctttaaattgaggggtgagagatataggacagatgttagaggtaggttctttactcagagagtagtaagggtgtggaatgccctgcctgcagcagtggtggactcgtcaacgttgtgagcgttcaagtggttattggataaacatatggatgatattggaatagtgtagattagaggggctttagattggtaccactggccggcgcaacatcgagggccgaagggcctgtactgcgctgtaatgttctatgttctacgttctatgttcaatgtgcaaattggcataaggCAAATAAGATTAGAGAAATGAATATGTGATTCAAAGATTGGTGTGAAACAATTGGGTGctggttcatggggcactggcaccagtggAAAGTGGAATCTGTATCATtgggtctacacctgaaccgtgCTGGAGCTGATGTTCTAGCGGACCACATAACGAGGGAAGTAGAGagaattttaaacaaaataatggGGCAAgagatcaaatttgggaagatgtaaACCAAAGAGTAGAGACAAGGAAATAGAGATGGGTAAAAATATGGGAAATGATAAAGAGACCAagacagaaagggacagagagtacaAATCTAAAATCAAATCAACAGGTATGGCTAGAtgctacaaaaataataaaaggactgTATCTAAAATCTTTTGACACACTGGAAAGAGACTGGGGAAAGGTACTGGGGGACTAGTTGAAGGATAGGGCAAATAGAAATTAATAAGTACGATCTGATggccattactgagacatggctacaggatgacagagattgggatctgaatattgaaggatacGAGACATTTAGGAACGACAGAAagttaggaaaaggtggaggggtggctctgttaattaaagctgGTGTTAGCACATTAGAGAGGGATGGCTTAAGTTCAGGAAATCAGGATGTAGAAGCAGTTTGGTTTGAGATCAGAAATTATAAAttcaagaagtcacttgtggaagTGATGTATAGGCCCCCTAATTGTAATGACATGGgaggacagaatataaagaaatAGATAATGGGAACAATATAATGGGGGATTATGATAACTAATATAATCTACATGTAGACTGGAAAAACCAAATGGGCAAAGGTAGCATAGATGAGGAGTTAGTAGAATGTTTCACAATActttcttagaacagcatgttCTGAAGGCAACCTGGAGCAGGCTGT
Above is a genomic segment from Mustelus asterias chromosome 23, sMusAst1.hap1.1, whole genome shotgun sequence containing:
- the LOC144510379 gene encoding heparan sulfate glucosamine 3-O-sulfotransferase 2-like, yielding MASRLGVRVVPSSSRGTRRFFFIFTLSLSFTYLCYSLIFCGDSIMQKPLSFPEERACYLLQAGAAKRLLQRSQYCANAEPRAARHGGDAKREQVQDKLPQGASSERRPINRTVTPRAPAPLPQERQRNSNATSRVGSKRLPLALIVGVKKGGTRAVLEFIRVHPDVRALGTEPHFFDRHYEKGLQWYRNLMPKTLDGQITMEKTPSYFVTREAPKRIFTMAKDTKLIVVVRNPVTRAISDYTQTLSKKPEIPTFEVLAFKNRTLGLIDASWSAIRIGIYALHLENWLQFFPLSQIHFVSGERLIIDPAGEMGKVQDFLGLKRIVTDKHFYFNKTKGFPCLKKPESSSTPRCLGKSKGRTHVQIDSEVIEQLKEFYRPYNIKFYQMVGHDFRWD